In a single window of the Coriobacteriia bacterium genome:
- the rsfS gene encoding ribosome silencing factor, whose protein sequence is MTLEPREIALLAAEAAAEKKAADIVVLDVAETLVITAFFVVATGSSDRQVKSIADEVEDQLREKAGVKPIGREGEREGKWVLLDFGDLVVHVFQPEERDFYRLEKLWSDAPRVELPASVAEQTAPQPEAANS, encoded by the coding sequence ATCACCCTGGAACCCCGTGAAATCGCACTGCTCGCCGCCGAGGCGGCAGCCGAGAAGAAGGCAGCGGACATCGTGGTGTTGGACGTGGCCGAGACGCTCGTCATCACCGCGTTCTTCGTGGTAGCGACGGGCTCGAGCGATCGTCAGGTGAAGAGCATCGCCGATGAGGTCGAGGACCAGCTGCGCGAGAAGGCCGGCGTGAAGCCCATCGGCCGGGAAGGCGAGCGCGAAGGCAAGTGGGTGCTGCTGGACTTCGGCGACTTGGTCGTGCATGTGTTCCAGCCGGAGGAGCGTGACTTCTACCGGCTCGAAAAGCTGTGGTCCGACGCGCCGCGCGTGGAGCTTCCCGCGTCGGTGGCCGAGCAGACGGCGCCCCAGCCGGAGGCCGCCAACTCGTGA